GGACCCCGATGCAGTGGACCCCCGACCGGAACGCGGGCTTCTCGTCCTGCGACCCCGGCCGGCTCTACCTCCCGACGATCATGGACCCGGTCTACGGCTACCAGGTCACCAATGTCGAGGCCGCGATGGCGTCGCCGTCGTCGCTGCTGCACTGGACACGCCGCATGATCGAGATCCGTAAGCAGAACCCGGCCTTCGGGCTCGGCTCGTACACGGAACTGCCGTCGACGAATCCGGCCGTGCTCGCGTTCCTGCGCGAGGCACCGTCGCAGGACGGCAACGGTGACGACCTGGTGCTCTGCGTGCACAACTTCTCACGCTTCGCACAGCCCACGGAGCTGGATCTGCAGGCGTTCAGCGGGCGCAACCCGGTGGAGCTGATCGGCGGGGTGCGCTTCCCGGCGATCGGAGACTGGCCCTATCTGCTGACGCTGGCGGGCCACGGCTTCTACTGGTTCCGGCTCAGGCAGGACCCGACGCCGGCCTGACGCGGACAGGACCCGTCGCGGGGCGGCCGATTACCGCCGCCCCGCACGGGGCAGCATCCCCGACATCGAGTGCTCCGTGGAATCGAACAGTCCGTCGTACGGATTCCCGAAGCCGGACAGGACACGGCCCCGCGGTCCCCGTACGGGCCATCCTCACCCGACACGTCCCGCACAGCCGGACTCCGTTGCCGCAATCCGGGACACTCTGCGCATCCTGTGGTGTGCCCGGGGAAAGGACGCGATGCCATGTCGAAGGCTGCATCCGCCCGGAGCTCACCAGGCCCCGGCGCCGCGCTCCCGCCCGCCGGAGCCGCGAGGCTGGTCGACTCCCTCACCCCGCTGCTCCACGAGTGGCTGCCACGACAGCGCTGGTTCGCGGGCAAGGGCCGGCCCATCACGGGGTTCTCGGCCCTCGCCGCCACCGAGCTGATGCCCCCGGCCGGCGAGGGCCCCACGCCCGGCCTGCTCCATCTCCTGGTGCGCGTCGAACAGCGCGCCACCCCCGACCTGGACGCGCCGCCCGTCCCCGTCCCGCCCACCGACGACTGCTACCAGCTGCTCCTCGGTGTCCGGTCCGCCCTGCCGCCGGAGCTCGCCGCCGCCCGTATCGGCGTCGTCGACACCGGGCCGCTGGCCGGCCGGGTCGTCTACGAGGCGCTGCACGACCCGCGCCTCGCCGATCTGCTGCTGGAGCGGCTGCGCTCCCCCGGCGCCCTGGGGCCGCTGCGCTTCGACCGGGCGGTGGAGATCCCGGCGGGGCTCGTGCCACGGCTGCTCGGCGCGGAGCAGTCGAACTCCTCGCTCGTGTACGGCGAGGAGTACATCCTCAAGATCCTCCGCCGGGTCTTCCCCGGTGCCAACCCCGATCTGGAACTGCCCCTCGCCCTCGCCCGCCAGGGCTCCCGGCGGGTGCCGTCGCCGGTCGCCTGGTTCCAGGCCGTGGACGGCGGGGCCGGGCAGGAGCCGCTGACGCTGGGGGTGCTCCAGCCGTTCCTCAAGGACTCCGAGGACGGCTGGCAGCTGGCGCTGCGCGCGCTGGCGGACGGCAGCGCCTTCACCGACGAGGCGCGGGCGCTGGGGCGCGCCACCGCCGAGGTGCATCTCGCGCTGGCCGCCGCGCTGCCCACGGTGTCGCTGGGGCCACGGCAGACGGCTCAGCTGGCGGAGGCCATGTCCGGGCGGCTCGACGCCACCGCACAGGCGGTGCCCGCGCTGCTGCCGTACGTCACGGGGCTCCGTACGGCCTTCGACGCGCTCGCCCGGTCCGGGAACGGGGGCGACGAGAGGGCCGCGGGCGCCGCCCGGGTCACGCGGGCGCAGCGCGTGCACGGCGATCTGCATCTGGGCCAGACGCTGCGGACACCGGACGGCGAGTGGTCCCTGATCGACTTCGAGGGCGAACCCGCCCGCCCTCTGACCGAGCGCCGCCGCCCGCAGCCCGCGGTGCGCGACGTGGCGGGCATGCTCCGCTCGTTCGACTACGCCGCCCGCTCCCACGAGCCCTGGCACCCCGACTGGGCGGAGCGCTGCCGGTCGGCGTACTGCGACGGTTACGGCGAGGCGACGGGCAGCGACCCGCGCGAGGACGCCGCGCTGCTGCGGGCGTACGAGACGGACAAGGCGGTGTACGAGGTGCTGTACGAGGCCAGGAACCGTCCCGACTGGCTGCCCGTGCCGATGGCGGCGATCCACCGCCTGGCCGGTCACCGGCCCTGAGACCCACTGCCGACACGTCCGAGACCCCTTCATCCCCCGCCGAGGAGGCAGCCTCCGTGACCGCCCGCCCGCCGTCCGAGAATCCGTCTGAGCCGCAGCCGCCCGCGAAGGAGGGAAAGGAAGCGAAGGAAGGCAAGGCAGGGAAGGCGCCCAAACCTCCGAAGCCGCCGAAGCCCCCGAAGCCGGCCAAGGACGCCCGTACGCCCGCTCCGCCGCTCCCGGATTCCGACCGGCACCGGCTGCTCGGCGGCTCGCACCACGACCCGCACGCCGTGCTCGGCGCCCACCCCGGGAAGGGCGGCGTCGTCGTCCGCGCGCTGCGGCCGTACGCGAAGGCCGTGACCGTCGTCGCGAAGGACCTGCGGGCCCCGTTGCACGACGACGGCGACGGTTTCTTCTCCGGCGTACTGCCGTGGCGCAAGGTCCCCGAGTACTCGCTGCTGGTGCGCTACGGCGCGGCGGCCGACGAGAGCGGCACCACCGGCGCCGAGGTGGACGAGGCCGCCGGCGTCGACGAGGTGGAGGTGCGGGATCCGTACCGCTTCCGGCCCACGCTCGGCGATCTCGACCTGCATCTCATCGGTGAGGGCAGGCACGAGGAGCTGTGGCGGGCGCTCGGCGCACACCCGATGGTCCACGAGGGCGTCACGGGCACCCGGTTCACCGTCTGGGCACCGGACGCGCAGGGCGTGCGGATCTCCGGTGACTTCAACTACTGGGACGGCACGGTCTACCCGATGCGCTCGCTCGGCTCGACCGGTGTGTGGGAGCTGTTCGTGCCGGGCGTCGGCGAGGGCGCGCTCTACAAGTTCGACATCACCCGGCCCGACGGGACGCACACGCTCCGCGCCGACCCGATGGCCCGCCGCACCGAAGTGCCGCCGTCGACCGCGTCGATCGTCACCGAGGCGCACCATGTGTGGCACGACGAGGAGTGGATGGCACGGCGCGGGGATCTGCCCGTGCACGAGGCCCCGTTCTCCGTGTACGAGGTCCATCTCGCCTCCTGGCGACCTGGACTGACATACCGTCAACTCGCCCTCCAGCTCCCGGCGTACGTCAAGGACCTCGGCTTCACACATGTCGAGCTGATGCCGGTCGCCGAGCATCCCTTCGGCGGTTCCTGGGGCTACCAGGTCACCGGCTTCTACGCCCCGACCGCCCGGATGGGCACGCCCGACGACTTCCGCTTCCTGGTCGACGCGCTGCACCGCGCGGGCATCGGGGTGATCGTGGACTGGGTGCCGGCGCACTTCCCGAAGGACGAGTGGGCGCTGGCCCGGTTCGACGGCAGGCCGCTGTACGAGCACGCGGACCCCTCGCGCGCCGAGCATCCCGACTGGGGCACGCTGGAGTTCGACTTCGGCCGCACCGAGGTGCGCAACTTCCTTGTCGCCAACGCCGTGTACTGGTGCGAGGAGTTCCACATCGACGGTCTGCGGGTCGACGCCGTCGCCTCGATGCTCTATCTGGACTACTCGCGCGAGGCCGGCGAGTGGTCGCCGAACGAGTACGGCGGCCGGGAGAATCTGGACGCGGTCGCCTTCCTCCAGGAGATGAACGCGACCGTCTACCGCCGCTGTCCGGGAGTCGTCACGATCGCCGAGGAGTCCACGGCCTGGGACGGCGTCACCCGCGCGACGCACCATGTGGGGCCCGGGGGCTTCGGGGGTCTCGGCTTCGGCCTGAAGTGGAACATGGGCTGGATGCACGACTCCCTGGACTACGTCTCCAAGGAGCCGGTGCACCGCAAGTACCACCACAGCGAGATGACGTTCTCGATGGTGTACGCGTACAGCGAGAACTACGTCCTGCCGATCTCGCACGACGAAGTCGTCCACGGGAAGCGGTCGCTGGTCTCCAAGATGCCGGGCGACTGGTGGCAGCAGCGGGCCAACCACCGGGCGTACCTCGGCTACATGTGGGCGCACCCGGGCAAGCAACTCCTCTTCATGGGGCAGGAGTTCGCCCAGGGCGCGGAGTGGTCGGAGGGCCACGGCCCGGACTGGTGGCTGCTCGACCCGTCGTATACGGCGGAGGCCGACCATCGCGGCGTACGGGACCTGGTGCGGGACCTGAACACGGTCTACGGCCGGACCCCGGCTCTCTGGCAGCGCGACACCGTCCCCGAGGGCTTCTCCTGGGTGGAGGGCGACGCCGGGGAGGACAACGTGTTCGCGTTCCTGCGCTTCGACGCGGCGGGCGCGCCGCTGCTGGCCGTCTCCAACTTCTCGCCGGTGGTACGGCACGAGTACCGCATCGGCGTTCCGGAGGGCACCTCGGGCTGGACGGAGGTCATCAACACCGACGCGGGGCGTTACGGCGGCGGGGACGTGTTCAACCTGGACACGCTCAAGCCGGACGCGGTCCCGGCACACGGCCGCCCGGCGAGCATCCGGCTGACGCTGCCGCCACTGGCGACGCTGTGGCTGAAGCCGGTCTGATCCGTGGGCCGGACGAGGCTCAGCAGGATGAGCCGGCGCGCGTGGCGGCCGGCGGACGGTCGCACGCCGGGGCGTTCTGCGCGGACAGCACCAGCGCGACGACCGTCGCCGCCACGGCGAGTACCGCCGCCACCCTGCCCGCGCAGGCGCGTCCGCGCCTCCCGCCGCTTCTCGTACGACGCATGTCTCCCCCGTTGTGGACACGACGACCGTGCCTCTCCGGGGGCGGGGTTCACGACCCGGTCGGCCCTCCGGTGGCGCTCTCGTAAGCGAGCCGGGGCGGGACGGTGACATTCCTTACGATGCCGAGCCGCTGCGTCGCGCGGGTCAGCGCCACGTACAGGTCGTTCGTGCCACGCGGCGAACCGTCCAGAACCGCCTCCGGATCGACGACGATCACCGTGTCGAACTCCAGCCCCTTCGCCTGCCGGGGATCGAGCAGCACGACCGGCCTGGTGAGGTCGGGCTCGACTCCCCAGGAGGCGTCGGGGAGTTCGGCCGCGAGCGCGGGCAGCAGCGCGCCGGGGGCGATCACCGCGAGCCGCCCGTCGGCGCCGTGTTCCGCCGCGTGCGACGCGGCGTGCCCGACGGCGCTCGCGGCGGCCGTACGTACGACGTCGTCCGGCTTCACCTCGCGCACCCATGGCCCGGCCCCCGTCGAACGGACCGAGCGCGGCGGCTCGAAGGACGGGTCCTCCAGCCGTCTGACCTCGGCGGCGACGGCCATGATCTCGGCGGGCGTACGGTAGTTGACGCCGAGCCGTACATGCTCCCAGCGCTCGCCGACGTACGGCCGCAGGATCTGCTGCCAGGAGTCGCAGCCGGCCACGTCGCCGGTCTGCGCCGGGTCGCCGACCAGGGTCATGGAGCGGGCCGGGCAGCGGCGCATCAGCAACCGCCAGGCCATCGCGGACAGTTCCTGCGCCTCGTCTACCACGATGTGCCCGAAGGCCCAGGTACGGTCGGCGGCGGCCCGTTCGGCGGCGCTGCGGGTGTCGGACTCCTCCTGGCGCTCGGCGAGGCGTTCGGCGTCGATGAGGTCGTGCGCGAGCAGGACCTCCGACTCCTCCTCGTCCTTGTCCTCGAACTCGTAGGTGCGGGAGCCGTAACTCAGCTCCAACACCCCCTGCGCGTAAGCGATCCGCTCGCGGCGCTCGGCCTCGGCGGCGGCACGCGCCGCGGCATCGTCCTCGCCCAGCAGCTCCGCGGCCTCGTCCAGGAGGGGTACGTCGGCGGGCGTCCAGTGGTCGGCGCCGCTGACCTGACGCCGGATCAACTCCTCGTCGCCATCGGGGAGATGGGTGGGATCGGCGAGGTAGTCGGCGACGAGGTCCTGCGGGGTGAGGGTGGGCCAGAGCTCGTCGACGGCCGCCTGCACCGCCGGGCTGGTGGCGATCGCCTTGCCCAACTGCGCGATATCGGTGGGGTCGAGGAGGTTCGGGCCGCCGTACGGGTCGGCGCCGAGCCGCTCGGTGAGCTGTTCGGTGAGGGAGTCGATGACGGAGAAGGCGAAGTGGGGCCGGGCGAGATTGTGCGGGAGGCCGGCGTTACGCGCGCTCGCGCGCGCGTCCTCGGCCATCGCCCGGTCCAGGTACAGCGTTCCGTCGTCGTGCTCGATCTCGATGTGCGGATCGGGCACCCGCTGCCGGTCGCGCAGCGCGGCGGCAAGCGCGCCCGCCATCTCGGCGCGGCCCTTGACGGCCGCGGCGGCCGGGGTGTCGGTCGCGGTGGCCCGTACACCGGGGAAGAGTTCACCGGTCGTCGCCAGCAGCACACCGGTCTCGCCGAGGGAGGGCAGCACCTCGCCGATGTACCCGAGGAAGGCGGGGTTGGGCCCGACGATCAGCACGGCACGCCGGGCGAGTTGCTCGCGGTGCGCGTACAGCAGATAGGCGGCCCTGTGCAGCGCGA
The nucleotide sequence above comes from Streptomyces sp. NBC_01716. Encoded proteins:
- the glgB gene encoding 1,4-alpha-glucan branching enzyme; the protein is MTARPPSENPSEPQPPAKEGKEAKEGKAGKAPKPPKPPKPPKPAKDARTPAPPLPDSDRHRLLGGSHHDPHAVLGAHPGKGGVVVRALRPYAKAVTVVAKDLRAPLHDDGDGFFSGVLPWRKVPEYSLLVRYGAAADESGTTGAEVDEAAGVDEVEVRDPYRFRPTLGDLDLHLIGEGRHEELWRALGAHPMVHEGVTGTRFTVWAPDAQGVRISGDFNYWDGTVYPMRSLGSTGVWELFVPGVGEGALYKFDITRPDGTHTLRADPMARRTEVPPSTASIVTEAHHVWHDEEWMARRGDLPVHEAPFSVYEVHLASWRPGLTYRQLALQLPAYVKDLGFTHVELMPVAEHPFGGSWGYQVTGFYAPTARMGTPDDFRFLVDALHRAGIGVIVDWVPAHFPKDEWALARFDGRPLYEHADPSRAEHPDWGTLEFDFGRTEVRNFLVANAVYWCEEFHIDGLRVDAVASMLYLDYSREAGEWSPNEYGGRENLDAVAFLQEMNATVYRRCPGVVTIAEESTAWDGVTRATHHVGPGGFGGLGFGLKWNMGWMHDSLDYVSKEPVHRKYHHSEMTFSMVYAYSENYVLPISHDEVVHGKRSLVSKMPGDWWQQRANHRAYLGYMWAHPGKQLLFMGQEFAQGAEWSEGHGPDWWLLDPSYTAEADHRGVRDLVRDLNTVYGRTPALWQRDTVPEGFSWVEGDAGEDNVFAFLRFDAAGAPLLAVSNFSPVVRHEYRIGVPEGTSGWTEVINTDAGRYGGGDVFNLDTLKPDAVPAHGRPASIRLTLPPLATLWLKPV
- a CDS encoding HelD family protein; translation: MRSEQQFVSLLHERLDALREQAEAAVRTSISQVSTGRQAMVERDIRVAEHSTTVTTLNAVETGLCFGRIDLMDGVTHHIGRIGMRLDDAERTPLLIDWRAPVARPFYLATGYSTMGLRRRRHITTEGRRVTALHDEIMDLSDTTRTGYEDPDGDAVLLAALDSARTGRMTDIVRTIQAEQDRVIRAPHRGVLVVEGGPGTGKTAVALHRAAYLLYAHREQLARRAVLIVGPNPAFLGYIGEVLPSLGETGVLLATTGELFPGVRATATDTPAAAAVKGRAEMAGALAAALRDRQRVPDPHIEIEHDDGTLYLDRAMAEDARASARNAGLPHNLARPHFAFSVIDSLTEQLTERLGADPYGGPNLLDPTDIAQLGKAIATSPAVQAAVDELWPTLTPQDLVADYLADPTHLPDGDEELIRRQVSGADHWTPADVPLLDEAAELLGEDDAAARAAAEAERRERIAYAQGVLELSYGSRTYEFEDKDEEESEVLLAHDLIDAERLAERQEESDTRSAAERAAADRTWAFGHIVVDEAQELSAMAWRLLMRRCPARSMTLVGDPAQTGDVAGCDSWQQILRPYVGERWEHVRLGVNYRTPAEIMAVAAEVRRLEDPSFEPPRSVRSTGAGPWVREVKPDDVVRTAAASAVGHAASHAAEHGADGRLAVIAPGALLPALAAELPDASWGVEPDLTRPVVLLDPRQAKGLEFDTVIVVDPEAVLDGSPRGTNDLYVALTRATQRLGIVRNVTVPPRLAYESATGGPTGS
- a CDS encoding maltokinase N-terminal cap-like domain-containing protein; translated protein: MSKAASARSSPGPGAALPPAGAARLVDSLTPLLHEWLPRQRWFAGKGRPITGFSALAATELMPPAGEGPTPGLLHLLVRVEQRATPDLDAPPVPVPPTDDCYQLLLGVRSALPPELAAARIGVVDTGPLAGRVVYEALHDPRLADLLLERLRSPGALGPLRFDRAVEIPAGLVPRLLGAEQSNSSLVYGEEYILKILRRVFPGANPDLELPLALARQGSRRVPSPVAWFQAVDGGAGQEPLTLGVLQPFLKDSEDGWQLALRALADGSAFTDEARALGRATAEVHLALAAALPTVSLGPRQTAQLAEAMSGRLDATAQAVPALLPYVTGLRTAFDALARSGNGGDERAAGAARVTRAQRVHGDLHLGQTLRTPDGEWSLIDFEGEPARPLTERRRPQPAVRDVAGMLRSFDYAARSHEPWHPDWAERCRSAYCDGYGEATGSDPREDAALLRAYETDKAVYEVLYEARNRPDWLPVPMAAIHRLAGHRP